A single window of Chitinophaga sp. XS-30 DNA harbors:
- a CDS encoding PKD domain-containing protein → MRSLLIVTILGLVSLAARADHIIGGEMYYTYLGKNGVNNRYRISLKLFVRCDATNEQFDANVDISIFTGQGNFVTTLPPAGREKIERYTATDVDPCIVNPPFICYQIGYYHAEVELPPNAAGYVASFQRCCRRIGLANIFSDNTVGATYSVTIPGTDNGFDTNSGPRFSMEKGVIVCANNRFSYDYSAEDPDNDSLVYSFTTAYRGATQNNPKPVNSSPPPYSPVVYTNSFSASQPLGDKVTIDPQTGIISGIAPRSGLYIVTVTAKEYRNGVYIGENKKEFQFTVESCVKQVVASTPEEYKDCQSFTINFVNNSTPGKPYFWDFGDGDTLTTWSRDVLPHTYANPGTYTAKLAVDRESSCGDSMYTTVRVYPVLTPSFSVSGLCTSKPTEFTNTSVNTYGTIEYFKWDFGNTGVTNDTSNNSDPAYHYTQPGDYTVTLRVQTSMGCERTVSNTFTIYDKPPFTATNDTLLCYRNGIRFHAESPLPGSFSWAPLYNITGHLTANPYATPAVDTTYEVTFTDNSGCVNSKEIFVDVRDTIYVRTAADSTICTGDPITLTAETDGEYEFTWTDLNTNQVVATTRSTTIRPTASATYHVRVALGDCYSDDTVSYRTVDPPAAYAGLDTTICFGEKAFLHAAGGAFYTWQPASTVTSPRNATTIAWPEDTTVYIVTVTDTLGCPKAVPDSITVNVVPPVPAFAGNDTIIIKGQPFQLNASGGDVYHWSPPDGLNRTDIPNPVTTYNNDITYYLQVFSGEGCVGEDNIRIRFMNGPDIYVPNAFTPNGDGINDVFRPLPVGITKLELFRIYNRWGEEVFRTNEYLRGWDGKVRGRTADAGTYVWIVQGTNTAGEMMEKRGTVTLIR, encoded by the coding sequence TTGCGCAGTTTACTGATAGTAACCATATTGGGCCTGGTTTCCCTGGCTGCAAGGGCTGATCATATCATCGGCGGAGAGATGTATTATACCTACCTCGGCAAGAACGGTGTCAATAACCGCTACCGCATTTCCCTGAAACTGTTTGTCCGTTGCGATGCCACTAATGAACAATTCGATGCCAATGTGGATATTTCCATCTTCACCGGTCAGGGTAACTTTGTCACCACCCTGCCGCCTGCCGGACGGGAAAAGATAGAACGCTATACCGCCACGGATGTAGATCCCTGCATCGTTAACCCGCCCTTTATCTGTTACCAGATCGGGTATTATCATGCGGAAGTGGAGCTTCCGCCGAACGCTGCCGGTTACGTTGCCTCGTTCCAGCGCTGCTGCAGGAGGATCGGCCTGGCCAATATCTTTTCGGACAATACCGTGGGGGCTACCTATTCCGTGACCATACCCGGCACGGATAACGGCTTCGATACGAACAGCGGGCCTCGGTTCTCCATGGAAAAAGGGGTGATCGTTTGCGCCAACAACCGCTTCAGCTACGACTATTCCGCTGAAGATCCGGATAACGATTCCCTGGTATATTCTTTTACAACGGCTTACCGCGGCGCCACCCAGAACAACCCCAAACCCGTCAATTCCTCGCCTCCACCTTATTCTCCGGTGGTATACACCAACAGTTTCTCAGCCTCCCAGCCTTTGGGAGACAAGGTGACCATCGATCCGCAAACCGGCATCATCTCGGGCATCGCGCCGCGAAGCGGGCTGTATATCGTGACCGTGACGGCAAAGGAATACCGCAACGGCGTGTACATCGGCGAGAATAAAAAAGAGTTCCAGTTCACGGTGGAATCCTGCGTGAAACAGGTGGTAGCCTCCACACCGGAGGAATACAAGGATTGCCAGAGCTTTACCATCAATTTTGTGAATAACAGCACCCCGGGCAAGCCTTATTTCTGGGATTTCGGGGACGGTGATACGCTCACCACCTGGAGCCGCGATGTGCTGCCGCATACTTATGCCAACCCCGGCACCTACACCGCCAAGCTGGCGGTGGACAGGGAAAGCAGCTGCGGCGACAGCATGTACACCACCGTAAGGGTATATCCTGTATTAACGCCCTCCTTTTCCGTGAGCGGCCTCTGCACCTCCAAACCCACTGAATTCACGAATACCTCCGTCAACACATACGGCACCATAGAATATTTCAAATGGGATTTCGGGAATACGGGCGTAACGAATGATACCTCCAACAACTCCGACCCTGCCTATCATTATACGCAACCCGGCGACTATACGGTGACGCTGCGTGTGCAAACCAGCATGGGATGCGAGCGCACCGTTTCCAATACCTTTACGATATACGACAAGCCGCCGTTCACCGCCACGAACGACACCCTGCTTTGTTACCGCAACGGCATCCGGTTCCACGCGGAAAGCCCCCTGCCCGGGAGCTTCAGTTGGGCGCCCCTGTACAATATCACCGGGCACCTTACCGCCAATCCATACGCCACACCCGCGGTAGATACCACTTATGAGGTCACTTTTACAGACAACAGCGGCTGCGTGAACAGCAAAGAGATATTTGTAGACGTCAGGGATACCATTTATGTGCGTACTGCTGCGGACAGTACGATCTGCACCGGCGATCCCATCACGCTGACAGCCGAAACAGACGGCGAATATGAATTTACGTGGACGGACCTGAATACGAACCAGGTGGTGGCCACTACCCGCAGCACCACTATCAGGCCTACCGCTTCCGCCACTTACCATGTGCGCGTGGCGTTGGGCGACTGTTATTCCGACGACACCGTGAGCTACCGTACGGTAGACCCTCCCGCTGCATATGCCGGGCTTGATACAACGATCTGCTTCGGCGAAAAGGCTTTCCTCCATGCCGCCGGCGGCGCTTTTTATACCTGGCAGCCGGCATCCACCGTCACCAGTCCACGTAACGCCACTACCATTGCCTGGCCGGAGGATACCACCGTCTACATCGTAACGGTGACGGACACACTGGGATGCCCCAAAGCCGTACCGGATTCCATCACGGTGAACGTTGTGCCGCCTGTACCTGCCTTTGCCGGCAACGATACCATCATCATCAAAGGGCAGCCTTTCCAGCTGAATGCCTCCGGCGGGGACGTGTACCATTGGTCGCCTCCGGACGGGCTGAACAGGACGGACATCCCCAATCCCGTTACCACCTATAACAACGACATCACCTATTACCTGCAGGTGTTCTCCGGCGAAGGCTGCGTTGGCGAAGACAATATCAGGATACGCTTCATGAACGGGCCCGATATCTACGTGCCAAATGCCTTTACGCCTAACGGGGACGGTATCAACGACGTATTCCGGCCCCTGCCCGTAGGCATCACGAAACTGGAGCTGTTCCGCATCTACAATCGTTGGGGAGAAGAAGTATTCCGGACCAATGAGTACCTGCGCGGCTGGGACGGCAAAGTGCGTGGCAGAACGGCCGATGCCGGCACCTATGTGTGGATCGTGCAAGGCACCAACACCGCCGGGGAAATGATGGAAAAAAGAGGTACGGTCACGCTGATACGATAA
- the guaB gene encoding IMP dehydrogenase — protein MPAGKIKQKFVADGLTFDDVLLVPAYSDVLPREVNISSQLTKNIRINIPMVSAAMDTVTEARLAIALAREGGIGILHKNMSIDKQAELVRKVKRSESGMILDPLTLSADSTIGQALKMMRDNGIGGIPIVDGDKKLIGILTNRDLRFEKSNKRLISEVMTKDNLVTAPEGTDLKKAEKILQQHRIEKLPVVNKQGKLVGLITYRDILQLQSFPNSAKDSYGRLLVGAALGITHDLQERAAALLHVGVDVVTLDSAHGHSVHVLEALKKLKKAFPKLQVIGGNVATAEGALALAAAGADAVKVGVGPGSICTTRVVTGAGFPQLSAIMNAAQALKKSGIPVIADGGIRYTGDMVKAFVAGASTVMAGSIFAGVEESPGETIIYEGRKFKSYRGMGSIEAMSEGSKDRYFQDVEADIKKLVPEGIVGRVPYKGNLSEVVQQFVGGLRAGMGYSGSKDIKTLQEAQFVRITSATVRENHPHDVVITKEAPNYSR, from the coding sequence ATGCCTGCGGGAAAAATCAAACAGAAATTTGTAGCTGACGGCCTTACCTTTGACGATGTGCTTCTCGTCCCGGCCTATTCGGACGTACTGCCCAGAGAAGTCAATATCTCCTCCCAACTTACTAAAAACATCAGGATCAACATCCCTATGGTATCCGCCGCAATGGATACGGTAACTGAAGCCAGGCTTGCGATTGCGCTGGCCAGAGAAGGCGGCATCGGCATTCTGCACAAGAACATGAGCATCGACAAGCAGGCGGAACTGGTAAGGAAAGTGAAACGCAGCGAGAGCGGCATGATCCTGGACCCGCTGACGCTCAGCGCGGACTCCACTATCGGGCAGGCTTTGAAAATGATGCGGGATAACGGTATTGGTGGTATCCCCATCGTAGATGGCGATAAAAAACTCATCGGCATCCTCACCAACCGGGACCTCCGCTTCGAGAAATCCAACAAACGCCTGATCAGTGAAGTGATGACGAAGGACAACCTGGTCACCGCTCCTGAAGGCACCGATCTGAAAAAGGCAGAAAAGATCCTCCAGCAACATCGCATTGAGAAATTACCGGTAGTTAACAAACAGGGCAAGCTCGTAGGCCTCATTACCTATCGCGATATCCTCCAGCTGCAAAGCTTTCCGAATTCCGCAAAAGACAGTTACGGCCGCCTGCTCGTAGGCGCCGCGCTCGGCATCACGCATGATCTGCAGGAACGCGCCGCCGCGCTGCTGCATGTTGGTGTGGATGTGGTGACGCTGGACAGTGCGCACGGTCATTCCGTTCACGTACTGGAAGCCTTGAAAAAACTGAAGAAAGCATTCCCGAAACTGCAGGTGATCGGCGGTAATGTAGCCACCGCGGAAGGAGCGCTGGCACTGGCCGCAGCTGGCGCCGATGCCGTAAAAGTAGGCGTTGGTCCGGGTTCTATCTGCACCACCCGCGTGGTGACCGGCGCAGGTTTCCCGCAGCTTTCAGCCATCATGAACGCCGCCCAGGCCCTGAAAAAATCCGGCATTCCGGTGATCGCGGACGGCGGTATCAGATATACCGGCGATATGGTAAAAGCTTTTGTAGCCGGAGCCTCCACCGTCATGGCAGGGTCCATCTTTGCCGGCGTGGAAGAAAGTCCCGGTGAAACGATCATCTACGAAGGCCGCAAATTCAAATCCTACCGCGGCATGGGCTCCATCGAAGCCATGTCCGAAGGCAGCAAAGACCGCTACTTCCAGGATGTGGAAGCGGATATCAAAAAGCTGGTGCCGGAAGGCATTGTGGGCAGAGTGCCTTACAAAGGCAACCTTTCCGAAGTAGTGCAGCAATTTGTGGGCGGCCTCCGTGCAGGAATGGGCTACAGCGGGTCAAAAGACATCAAAACCCTCCAGGAAGCCCAGTTCGTCAGGATCACCTCCGCTACCGTAAGGGAAAATCACCCCCATGATGTGGTGATCACCAAGGAAGCGCCGAACTACAGCAGATAA
- a CDS encoding PKD domain-containing protein produces the protein MGKFLFLALIGSLLYSTVIAYHIIGGEIYYRSVGYNMANGSYRYIITLKLYRDGDFVCGTRQGCLDYFENPVPVNIFNAGGQRVMPPQLLSIQYTRSIRDTLKNPCLAPQTIYLEVAFYEGDTIELPPATGGYYISYQRCCRGESITNIYNSEREGSTFYTVIPGSESGRMDNNSAYFGIDEAPVICSGLPLRYNYSATDPDGDSLTYTLCSALASNTARSNESVSPPPYTTTVSYIPPYHGGDPLGGSPPLSIDNNGLITGTPNRSGKFVVSVCVSEYDRHTGRLLGTHHKDMLITVYSCATRIVASTPQLLNHCNDTLGLAVPISNNSVSGFTSTYQWTFSDGTDTLTDSRDIFFHHFPDTGVYTVKLVVNPGLPCTDSTTGRINNYPGLRADFSVSGLCREDPVYFDDHSTYRYGNIVSRRWDFGVQHTGSDTSMLLRPVFRYPNGGVYTIRLDLETDKGCEASVTRNLRLYEVNPFAGNDTILARGQTLRLQGQGGEVYNWWPPTGLTDPNVRDPILSWNDEISFVLRVSNQQGCFGYDTIHVKYYTGPQFYVPNAFSPNGDGQNDYFRFIPVGIQEYHFFRIFNRWGELVHSSLDFRRGWDGYHKGRPAPIDTYLWILEGVDLNGEKLFRKGTVTLVR, from the coding sequence ATGGGCAAGTTTCTCTTCCTGGCACTAATAGGCAGTTTGCTGTATTCCACGGTGATAGCATATCATATCATTGGAGGGGAAATTTATTACCGGAGCGTCGGGTATAATATGGCTAACGGGAGTTACCGGTACATCATCACACTCAAACTATACCGCGACGGCGACTTTGTATGCGGCACCCGTCAGGGTTGCCTGGATTACTTCGAGAACCCTGTGCCGGTCAACATATTCAATGCCGGCGGGCAAAGGGTGATGCCTCCCCAGTTGCTGAGCATCCAGTACACCCGCTCCATACGCGATACGCTCAAAAACCCCTGCCTGGCGCCGCAGACCATCTACCTTGAAGTGGCTTTCTATGAGGGGGATACCATTGAGCTGCCACCCGCAACAGGAGGTTACTATATCTCCTACCAGCGCTGCTGCCGCGGGGAAAGCATCACCAATATCTACAATTCAGAACGGGAAGGCTCAACATTTTATACCGTGATCCCCGGCAGCGAAAGCGGCAGAATGGATAACAACAGCGCCTACTTCGGCATTGATGAGGCGCCGGTGATCTGCTCCGGGCTTCCGTTGCGCTACAACTATTCCGCTACCGATCCGGACGGGGACAGCCTGACCTACACACTATGCAGCGCACTCGCCAGCAATACCGCCAGAAGTAATGAAAGCGTTTCCCCGCCGCCCTACACCACTACCGTCAGCTATATTCCGCCATATCATGGAGGAGATCCTTTGGGCGGCAGCCCGCCTTTGTCGATCGACAATAACGGGCTGATCACCGGTACGCCCAACCGTTCCGGAAAATTTGTGGTATCCGTCTGCGTTTCGGAATACGACCGGCATACGGGCCGGCTGCTGGGTACACATCATAAAGACATGCTGATCACTGTTTATTCCTGTGCAACCAGGATAGTAGCCTCTACTCCGCAACTGCTCAACCATTGCAACGATACGCTCGGGCTGGCTGTGCCCATCAGCAATAACAGCGTGTCCGGCTTCACCTCTACCTACCAGTGGACCTTCAGCGACGGCACCGATACGTTGACAGACAGCCGGGATATCTTCTTCCACCATTTCCCGGATACGGGCGTGTACACTGTGAAGCTCGTGGTAAATCCCGGTCTTCCCTGCACGGACAGCACCACGGGCCGGATCAACAATTATCCCGGATTAAGGGCGGATTTCTCGGTTAGCGGGCTGTGCCGGGAAGACCCTGTGTACTTCGACGATCATTCAACTTACCGCTACGGCAATATCGTTAGCCGGAGATGGGACTTCGGGGTGCAACACACCGGTTCGGATACCTCCATGCTGCTGCGCCCCGTCTTCCGTTACCCCAACGGCGGGGTGTACACCATCCGGCTGGACCTGGAGACGGACAAGGGCTGCGAAGCCTCCGTCACCCGGAATCTCCGCCTGTACGAAGTGAATCCCTTTGCCGGGAATGATACCATCCTGGCGAGAGGACAAACACTGCGGCTGCAGGGCCAGGGCGGCGAGGTGTACAACTGGTGGCCGCCAACGGGATTGACAGACCCCAACGTCCGCGACCCCATCCTCAGCTGGAATGACGAGATCAGTTTCGTGCTGCGCGTCAGCAATCAGCAGGGCTGCTTCGGGTACGATACCATCCATGTGAAATACTATACCGGCCCGCAGTTCTACGTACCAAACGCATTTTCCCCGAACGGGGACGGACAGAATGACTATTTCCGGTTCATTCCCGTAGGCATTCAGGAATATCACTTCTTCCGCATCTTCAACCGCTGGGGCGAGCTGGTACACAGCTCGCTGGACTTCCGCCGGGGCTGGGACGGATATCACAAAGGCCGCCCCGCGCCCATTGACACCTACCTCTGGATACTCGAAGGAGTAGACCTGAACGGCGAGAAACTTTTCAGGAAAGGAACGGTAACTTTGGTGCGATAA
- the lnt gene encoding apolipoprotein N-acyltransferase encodes MMNQTLRKRPPLLLSIIAGGIMWAAWPTSPLTFLVFIGLVPLLAVADRVSNRAAWFGLSFLTFWIWNTGATWWVGNTTVPASGIFANAFNALLMTIPWMGYKITLERHSRLTAYFSLVVYWLAFEYIHQEWELSWPWLTLGNAFAMRPEWVQWYEYTGTMGGSLWVLLVNISIYAAWRKRSKGTGSGSFLLWKEGWKPMLLLIIPIIISFIVVVNGKISKQAGIGVVVVQPNIDPYDEKFSMSSAQEQLAKLLELTRAKTGAGTRFVIWPETALFTQGAWEHELNNQPEVTAIRNFLRLYPDVKLITGASTYKQYPLPGEAPATARTRSDGGPPYDAFNSAIQIDTSSTIQIYHKAKLVPGVELTPYMRYLPFMKKLAMDFGGITGSYGLTPGVALFSNPPPHGNVFAAICYESVYSHFVAEKVRQGANLLVVSTNDGWWGNTQGHKQHMHYASLRAIETRRWVARSANTGISCFISPQGDVIAPQPYWQPAVIAHNVTKETRLTFYVKYSGYIAKAPLIFCILLLLYTIVLQVIRRRHVEKNQ; translated from the coding sequence ATGATGAATCAGACCTTGCGCAAACGTCCGCCCCTGCTGCTGAGCATTATCGCAGGCGGCATCATGTGGGCAGCCTGGCCCACCTCCCCGCTGACTTTCCTGGTTTTCATCGGCCTGGTGCCGCTGCTGGCGGTGGCCGACAGGGTCAGCAACCGCGCTGCATGGTTTGGCCTGAGCTTTCTGACCTTCTGGATCTGGAACACCGGTGCCACCTGGTGGGTGGGCAATACCACCGTTCCGGCCAGCGGCATCTTCGCCAATGCATTTAATGCCTTGCTGATGACCATTCCCTGGATGGGTTACAAGATCACGCTCGAACGGCATAGCCGCCTCACCGCCTACTTTTCGCTGGTCGTGTACTGGCTTGCCTTTGAATATATCCATCAGGAATGGGAACTGAGCTGGCCCTGGCTGACGCTGGGCAATGCTTTCGCCATGCGTCCCGAATGGGTGCAATGGTACGAATATACCGGCACCATGGGCGGATCGCTATGGGTACTGCTGGTCAACATTTCTATATATGCCGCCTGGCGCAAACGCAGCAAGGGGACCGGATCAGGCTCCTTCCTCCTATGGAAGGAAGGCTGGAAGCCGATGTTGCTGCTGATCATTCCGATAATCATCTCATTCATTGTGGTCGTCAACGGTAAGATCAGCAAACAAGCGGGCATCGGCGTAGTGGTGGTACAGCCGAATATCGATCCGTATGACGAGAAGTTTTCGATGAGTTCCGCGCAGGAACAACTGGCAAAGCTGCTGGAGCTCACCCGGGCAAAAACAGGGGCGGGTACCCGCTTCGTGATCTGGCCCGAAACGGCGTTGTTCACGCAAGGCGCCTGGGAACATGAACTGAACAACCAGCCGGAGGTCACGGCCATCCGGAATTTCCTGCGGCTTTACCCCGATGTAAAGCTGATCACCGGCGCATCCACCTACAAACAATATCCGCTCCCCGGAGAAGCCCCCGCCACGGCCAGAACCCGCAGCGACGGAGGACCGCCGTACGATGCGTTCAACTCCGCTATCCAGATAGATACATCCTCCACCATCCAGATCTACCACAAAGCGAAGCTAGTGCCCGGCGTGGAGCTTACGCCCTATATGCGGTATCTGCCCTTTATGAAAAAGCTGGCCATGGATTTCGGCGGCATCACCGGCAGCTATGGATTGACGCCTGGTGTAGCCCTGTTCTCCAATCCTCCGCCGCATGGCAACGTTTTCGCCGCGATCTGCTACGAATCCGTTTACAGTCATTTTGTAGCGGAAAAAGTGCGCCAGGGCGCCAATCTCCTGGTAGTGAGCACCAACGACGGCTGGTGGGGCAACACCCAGGGCCACAAACAGCATATGCATTACGCCAGCCTGAGGGCCATCGAGACCCGGAGGTGGGTGGCCCGGAGCGCCAATACCGGAATATCCTGCTTCATCAGCCCCCAGGGCGATGTGATAGCCCCGCAGCCATACTGGCAACCGGCTGTTATCGCCCATAACGTAACAAAAGAGACCCGTCTGACGTTCTACGTAAAATACAGTGGCTACATCGCCAAAGCTCCTCTGATCTTTTGTATCTTGCTGCTATTGTACACTATTGTTTTACAGGTAATCAGAAGAAGACATGTGGAAAAAAATCAATAA
- the dprA gene encoding DNA-processing protein DprA gives MLQELHYRIALTLIPQVGDVVAKELLSHFGTATDIFQARRHQLERIPGVGTFRASAIRGFKDFAEVDQEIGFMNRHDIRPVFYTDDAYPERLRQCYDSPVLLYCKGSADLCAPRMLGIVGTRKPTAYGLAVCTELVASLAPHNVTIISGMAYGIDIAAHRAAVAHGLPTIGVLAHGLDRLYPATHAATARQMEHNGGLLTDFRSGTEPNRQNFPRRNRIVAGLCDATLVIESGQRGGSLITADIACSYHRDVLAVPGRTNDPASAGCLELIKQHKAALITSAEDIMQALNWRPAAPVKPLAPQTHLFYDLNEEQQLIVKLLQGNTPLHIDEIQARSGIPQNRIPGLLLELEMQALLRSMPGNTYQLINT, from the coding sequence ATGCTACAGGAACTTCATTACCGTATAGCATTAACGCTCATCCCGCAGGTGGGCGATGTAGTAGCCAAAGAGCTGCTGTCTCATTTTGGAACGGCCACCGATATTTTTCAGGCGCGCAGGCATCAGCTGGAGCGCATACCGGGCGTTGGTACGTTCAGGGCTTCCGCTATCCGCGGGTTTAAAGATTTCGCGGAGGTGGACCAGGAGATCGGTTTCATGAACAGGCATGATATCCGGCCGGTGTTTTATACGGATGATGCATACCCCGAGCGCCTGCGGCAGTGTTACGACAGCCCGGTGCTGTTATACTGCAAAGGTTCGGCGGACCTCTGCGCACCCAGGATGCTGGGCATCGTAGGCACGCGGAAACCAACGGCTTATGGCCTTGCTGTATGCACTGAGCTGGTCGCTTCACTGGCGCCTCATAACGTAACGATCATCAGCGGCATGGCGTATGGTATTGATATTGCCGCGCACCGGGCCGCCGTGGCGCATGGGCTCCCCACCATCGGGGTGCTGGCGCACGGGCTGGACCGGCTGTACCCCGCTACACATGCGGCCACAGCGCGGCAGATGGAGCACAACGGCGGATTACTCACAGATTTTCGCAGCGGCACAGAGCCGAACCGGCAGAATTTTCCGCGGCGGAACCGTATCGTTGCCGGTCTATGTGATGCTACGCTGGTGATTGAAAGCGGTCAGCGCGGCGGGTCGCTCATTACGGCGGACATTGCCTGCAGCTATCACCGCGATGTGCTGGCCGTTCCGGGCAGAACGAATGATCCTGCTTCCGCCGGATGCCTGGAACTGATCAAACAACACAAAGCAGCCCTCATCACCTCAGCGGAAGATATCATGCAGGCGCTCAACTGGCGGCCCGCCGCGCCGGTAAAGCCCCTTGCACCACAAACCCACCTGTTTTACGATCTGAATGAAGAGCAACAGCTTATTGTGAAATTGCTGCAGGGCAATACTCCCCTGCATATCGATGAAATACAGGCCCGGAGCGGCATACCGCAGAACAGGATACCCGGTCTGTTACTGGAGCTGGAAATGCAGGCATTACTGCGGTCAATGCCCGGGAATACATATCAATTAATCAACACATAA
- a CDS encoding 5'-nucleotidase, lipoprotein e(P4) family, which produces MPARYLLFFLLMFTACSTAKRTALLPYGPAWGALYQQRAAEYKALCLQAYQLAAIRVEEMSHQQTLRPRAIVTDIDETVLDNSPFTVHYALQGRQYDQASWEEWTARAACDTVPGALSFFRYAASKGFAIYYITNRLEKERAATLRNLQRWGFPQADDEHLLLSSGSSDKEARRMQVAKQYEIAMLVGDNLGDFSDVFYKAAPEERDAAVIRLRLEFAGRFIMLPNVMYGDWLSALYPKGAPLNQQRADSALKAALKGY; this is translated from the coding sequence ATGCCCGCACGTTACCTGCTATTTTTCCTGTTGATGTTTACCGCCTGCAGTACCGCAAAAAGAACGGCATTGCTGCCTTACGGCCCTGCCTGGGGTGCGCTTTATCAGCAACGGGCCGCAGAGTACAAGGCGTTATGCCTGCAAGCTTATCAGCTTGCCGCTATCCGTGTGGAAGAAATGAGCCATCAGCAAACGCTGCGGCCGCGGGCTATTGTAACGGATATTGATGAAACGGTGCTGGACAACAGCCCGTTTACCGTGCATTACGCGCTGCAGGGCCGGCAGTATGATCAGGCTTCGTGGGAGGAGTGGACCGCCCGGGCTGCATGTGATACCGTGCCAGGTGCATTGTCGTTCTTCCGGTATGCAGCATCAAAAGGATTTGCGATCTATTACATCACTAACCGGCTGGAAAAGGAACGTGCCGCTACATTGCGGAACCTGCAGCGTTGGGGATTTCCGCAGGCGGATGATGAACACCTGCTGCTTTCTTCCGGTAGTTCCGATAAGGAGGCGCGCCGCATGCAGGTGGCGAAGCAATATGAAATAGCCATGCTGGTCGGTGATAATCTCGGCGATTTTTCCGATGTGTTCTACAAAGCTGCCCCTGAAGAGCGGGATGCTGCTGTCATCCGCCTGCGGCTGGAGTTTGCGGGCAGGTTCATCATGTTGCCGAATGTGATGTACGGGGACTGGCTTTCCGCGTTGTACCCGAAAGGGGCGCCGTTAAATCAGCAACGGGCGGACAGTGCGTTGAAGGCCGCGCTCAAAGGGTATTGA
- a CDS encoding alpha/beta fold hydrolase: MWKKINNGNQEGAYWAEGQGKPVILIHGFGEDHSVWEHQIAFLRMYNRVLVPDLPGTRESPLAEGLSIESMAEFVYAILVEEGISQITMIGHSMGGYVALAFAEKYPHLLEGLGLFSSTAKPDSAEKKEARQKSIRMIGQYGSEAFLRQTLPTMFSESFRNKQPASVENFVTNALSIGKASLIAYYEAMMARPDRTAILKEIKVPVLFFIGKDDAAIPLNNILEQVTLPATASIHVFEQVGHMGLLEVYEESNLILHHFIAFCQRAV, encoded by the coding sequence ATGTGGAAAAAAATCAATAACGGGAACCAGGAAGGGGCGTATTGGGCTGAAGGACAGGGAAAACCGGTAATACTGATCCACGGGTTCGGGGAGGACCACTCCGTCTGGGAACACCAGATCGCCTTCCTCCGGATGTACAACCGCGTACTGGTGCCGGACCTGCCGGGGACAAGGGAATCACCGCTGGCCGAAGGCCTCAGCATTGAAAGCATGGCGGAATTCGTATATGCGATACTGGTGGAAGAAGGGATCAGCCAGATAACCATGATCGGGCATTCGATGGGCGGGTATGTTGCGCTCGCCTTTGCGGAGAAATACCCGCACCTGCTGGAAGGGCTGGGCCTGTTCAGCTCCACCGCCAAACCGGACAGCGCAGAGAAAAAAGAAGCGAGACAAAAATCCATCAGGATGATCGGTCAGTACGGCAGTGAAGCTTTTCTCCGCCAGACGCTGCCAACCATGTTCTCGGAAAGCTTCCGCAACAAGCAGCCGGCAAGCGTGGAAAACTTCGTTACCAACGCTTTGTCCATTGGAAAAGCGTCGCTGATCGCCTATTATGAGGCGATGATGGCAAGACCTGACCGCACCGCCATCCTGAAAGAAATAAAAGTACCGGTACTGTTTTTCATCGGGAAGGATGATGCAGCCATACCGCTGAATAATATACTGGAGCAGGTAACACTGCCGGCTACAGCCAGCATCCACGTTTTTGAACAGGTAGGCCATATGGGCCTGCTGGAAGTATATGAGGAAAGTAACCTGATCCTCCATCATTTTATAGCTTTTTGCCAACGGGCAGTGTAA